Below is a genomic region from Enterobacteriaceae endosymbiont of Donacia cinerea.
TGTAAATCAACTGTTAATATTCTATCAACACCTACTCTAGATAAAAAATCAGCTATTACTTTTGCAGTAATAGGAACTCTTGCAGAACGTATTCTTCTATCTTGTCTGGCATAACCAAAATAAGGGATAACTGCTGTTATTCTTCCTGCAGAAGCTCGTTTAAATGCATCAATCATTATAATTAATTCAATTAAATTATCATTTGTAGGATTACAGGTAGACTGTATAATAAAAATATCACTTCCTCTTATATTTTCATTTATTTTTACAGATATTTCTCCATCACTAAATCTACCCACAAAAATTTTTCCTAAATTAATATATAAATGATTAGCAATTTTCATTGCTAAATTAGGAATAGCATTTCCAGCAAATAATTTCATATTAGTCATAAAAATTCCTTATAATTATATTTATAATTATTCTTAAAATATTTATATTTGAAAAATTTTATATTAATAAAAATTTAATAATTTATATTAAATATTATTATATAATATAATATAATATTATAATTATTATTAATAAGAAAAATAATATTAATACACATTAATATTATTACGTTTATAATAAAAAATATTTTATTTATAAAGTTTGAAATATTAAAATCATAATTATGAATTCTTATATTCTTAAAAAACTTAATATTTTATATAAAAGATATAATTATATATCAAAAAAGTTAAGTGATTATAAAACATATAATAACAACAATTGTTTACGTAATTTATCAAAGGAATATTCAAAATTATCTAATATAATTAAATTATTTAAAAAGTGGAAACAATTAAAATTAAATTTAATTAATAATAAAATTTTATTAAAAGAAAAAGATAAAGAAATATATCTAATGGTATTAGAAGATATAGAAAATATTAAAAATAAACAAAAAAAAGTAGAAAAAATACTACATAAGTTACTTATTCCTCAAAATAAAGAAGATGATCGTAATTGTTTTTTAGAAATTAAAGCAGGTTCTGGAGGAAATGAAGCAGCTATTTTTGTCAAAGACATTTCAAGAATGTATATTAGATATGCAGAATCAAAAAAATGGATGATAGAAATTATACATATTCATTATAGTGAAAATAGTAATGGTTTTAAGGAAATTATTTTAAAGATTACAGGAATAGGAGTATACGGAAAATTAAAATTTGAATCAGGAGGTCACAGAGTACAAAGAATTCCTGAAACAGAATCACAAGGAAGAATACATACTTCTACTTGTATTATTGCTGTTATGCCTGAATTATTAAAAACAGAAATTTCTGAAATAAATAACCAAGATTTAAAAATTGATACATTTAGATCTTCAGGAGCAGGAGGTCAACATGTTAATACAACAGATTCTGCTATAAGAATTACTCATATTCCTACTGGAATTGTAGTAGAATGCCAAGATGAAAGATCACAACATAAAAATAAATCAAAAGCTTTATCTGTTTTAGCTGCAAGAATAAATAAATTAGAAATAGATAAAAGAAATAAAGATAATGCAATAAAAAAAAAAATATTATTAGGTAGTGGTGATCGTTCAGATAGAAATAGAACATATAATTTTATTCAAAAAAGAGTAACAGATCATCGTATTAATTTAACACTTTATAAATTAAATGAAATTATGGATGGTAATTTGGATATTTTAATAAAACCAATTATCCATCAATATTATTATAAAAATAAATTATAGTTTATTATAAAGATAACAAATGATTATTAGTCAATACATAGAATATTCTTCTAATATTTTAAAAAAAAATAAAATTTTAGCATATCAATTAGAATCAGTTATGATATTATCTTTCGTTCTAAAAAAATCTAAAGCATGGATTTATGGTTTTAGTGAAACTAAAATAAATTATAAACAATATAAAATATTAAAAAATTTATTAAAAAGAAGAATTAAAGGAGAACCAATAGCATATTTATTAGGTTTTTGTGAATTTTGGTCATTAAAAATTCAAGTATCTCCTTATGTTTTAATACCTCGTAGAGATACAGAAATCTTAGTAAATATTGTTTTAAAAAAAATTAATATTAACACAAAAAAAATATTAGATTTAGGTACTGGAAGTGGAATTATATCTTTAGCGATTGCTTCTAAATATAATTTTATTAATATTACTGCTACAGATATTTCTAAAAAAATTATTAATTTAGCAAAATATAATGCTAAAAAATTACATATTAATAATATTAATTTTTTAATAAGTAATTGGTTTAGTAATTTAAAAAATAATAAATTTGATATTATAGTAAGTAATCCCCCTTATATAAGTTATTTTGAATATTTATTAATTAAAAAACAACTGAAATTTGAACCAATTAAATCATTAGTATCATTTAATAATGGATTAGCTGATTTATACCATATTATTTTGAATGCTTTAAAATATTTAAATAATTATGGTTGGTTAATATTAGAACATGGATATGAACAAGGTTATATTTTAAAAAAAATATTTAAAATTAAACAATTTAAAAATATAATGCAATATTATGATATACAACAACATTATAGAGTTATTTGTGGGCAAAAAATTTTAAATTAATATTTTTAATATATTTAAAAGAAAAATTTTGTTATTATTAAAAAAATATATTTACTACTTTAAAAGTAAAAAATGGAACAAAATGATAATTCTAAAAAAATAAATTTATCTAATAAAATAAAATTATTAGAAATAGATCACAGAATTATAGGAAAAAAATTAAATCTATATCATTTCCAAAATGAATCTCCAGGAATGGTTTTTTGGCATAATAATGGTTATATTATTTTTAAAGAATTAGAAAAACTTTTACGTTTAAAACTAAATAAATATAATTATTTAGAAGTAAAAACTCCTTTAATAACTGATTTTTCTATTTGGAAAAAAACAGGTCATTGGAAAATTTATAAAGAAGCTATTTTTACTACTTTTTCTGAAAATAGAAATTATTGTATAAAACCTATGAATTGTCCCGGACATATTCAAATTTTTCAACAAAAATTAAAATCATATAGAGATTTACCCTTAAGAATTGCAGAATTTGGAATTTGTCATAGAAATGAACCTTCTGGTTCTTTACATGGTTTAATGAGATTAAGAAATTTTACACAAGATGACGCTCATATTTTTTGTACAAAAAAACAAGTTATAAAAGAAATAGAAAATTGTATTAACATGATGTACGATATTTATCATATTTTTGGTTTTAAAAAATTTCTTGTAAAATTATCTACTAGACCAATTAATAAAATTGGTAATAATATAATTTGGGATAAAGCAGAAAGAGATTTATCTTATATTTTAAAAAAACTAAATATTAAATTTGAATCTCAAAAAGGGGAAGGTGCATTTTATGGTCCTAAAATAGAATTTTCTTTTTTTGATTGTTTAAATAGAGAATGGCAATGTGGTACAATACAATTAGATTTTACATTACCAAAATGTTTGAATTTATTTTATATTAATACTAAAAATAAACATAGTACTCCAGTAATCATTCATCGTGCAATTTTAGGTTCATTAGAAAGATTTATAGGTATTCTTCTTGAAGAATTTGCTGGGTATTTACCTATTTGGTTAACTCCAATACAAATAATAATTTTAAATATTAGTGAAAAACATACTGAATATGTTTTAAAAATATTTGAAATTCTTAGAAAAAATAATTTTCGTGTTAAATACAATATAAAAAATCAAAAAATTTCATTTAAAATTAGAAAATATACTATACAACATATTCCTTATATTTTAATTTGTGGTGATAAAGAAATTAAAAGTAATAATATCTCTGTAAGAGATTGTTTTGGTAAAAGTTTGGGATTTATGAAAATTCATGATATTATTAGTAAAATAAAAAAAGAAATTAGTAATTATTATATTAATAAAAAAAATTAAGAGAGGTAAAATATTAAAATTGGAAAAAGAAACATACAATTATCACGACCTAATAAAATAAATAAAAATATTAGGAGTAAAATTGTAAGATTAATAGGATTAAATGGTGAACAAATTGGTATAGTTAATATAAAAGAAGCTTTAATCAAAGCAAAAAACACCGGTTTTGATCTAGTTGAAATTAGTCCTAATTCTGAACCTCCTGTTTGTCGTATAATGGATTATGGTAAATTTTTATACACTAAAAATAAAGCTTCTAAAGAACAAAAAAAAAAACAAAAAATAATACATTTAAAAGAAATTAAATTCCGTCCAGGAACAGATACAGGAGATTATAAAATTAAATTACGTAACATAATTCGTTTTTTAAAAAAAGGAGATAAAATAAAAGTTACTCTAAGATTTAGAGGAAGAGAAATGGTTCATACAAAACTTGGATTTTTTATGTTAAATAGAATTAAAAATGATTTACAAAATTTAGCTATAGTAGAATCTTTTCCATCTAAAGTTGAAGGTAGACAAATTATAATGATTTTAATACCAAAAAAATAATTATTAATAAAAAATTTGGATTTTCATAATATGAATAAATTAAAAACAGTACGTAGTGTTGCTAAACGTTTTAAAAAAACGAGGAATGGTTTTTTTAAACATAAACAAGCAAATTTAAGACATTTATTAACAAAAAAAAGTAAAAAACAAAAAAGATCTTTAAAACAAAAAAAAATAGTTAAAAAAGGAGATTCATATTCATTAAAAATTTGTTTACCTTATTTATAAAATAAGGTAAATATATATAAAATATAATAATTACAGGAATTTAAATTATATGGTAAGAATTAAACGTGGAGTTACTGCAAAAGCAAGACATAAAAAAATAATTAAACAAGCAAAAGGATATTATGGATCAAGATCTAGAACTTACAGATCTGCATTTCAAGCAATAATTAAATCTGGACAATATTCATATAGAGACAGGAAACAAAAAAAAAGAAGGTTTCGTCAATTATGGATTATGAGAATTAATGCAGCAGTACGTCAAAAAAAAATGTCTTATAATCATCTAATTTTTAAATTAAAAAAAAATAATATTAATATAAATAGAAAAATTTTAGCCGATATAGCTACTTTTGATTATTCATCCTTTGAAAAATTAATAAATTTTATAAGTAATTAATTTAATAAATTTTATTTATTAAATAAAATTTACGTTTTTTTATATATAAATATTTATATTATTATTTTATTAACGAGCATATTTGTATGTTATCTGATGATATAGTTATTATTGCAAAAAAGGAAATTGATGCAGTAAAAAATATTAATAATTTAAATAAATTAAAAATTAAATATTTAGGTAAAAAAGGATATATTACAACACAATTTTTATTAATAAAAAATTTAAATAAAAAAGAAAAAATTTATAAAAGTATTATTTTAAATAAACAAAAAAAACAAATAAAAAAAATAATAATAAAACGTAAAAAAGAAATAGAATTAGAAAAAAACGATGAAAAATTATCTAATCAAAAAATTGATATTACTTTACCAGGAAAATATATTAAAATTGGTTCAGAGCATCCTATTAAAACGATAATTAATGAAATCGAGGAATTTTTTATAAATATTGGTTTTAAGATAGTTACAGGACCAGAAATAGAAGATGTTTATCATAATTTTGATGCTTTAAACATTTCAAAAAATCATCCGATAAGAAAAGAACAAGATACATTTTGGTTAGATAAAAATGTTTTATTACGTACTCAAACATCTAATATACAAATTAGAATAATGAAAGAAGAAAAACCTCCTATACGTATATTAACTTCTGGAAAAGTATATCGTAATGATTATGATAGTAATCATACACCTATGTTTCATCAAATAGAAGGTTTATTTATTGATAAAAAAGTAACTTTTACTAATCTAAAAGGAATATTAAGTTTATTTCTCAATTTTTTCTTTAATAAAAAATATAAAATACGTTTTCGACCTTCTTATTTTCCTTTTACTGAACCTTCTTTAGAAGTAGATATTTTAAATAAAAATAAACAATGGATAGAAATTTTAGGAGCAGGAATGGTACACCCTAATGTATTAAAAAACATTAAAACAAATTTTTCTAAATATTGTGGATTTGCTTTTGGTTTAGGAATAGAAAGATTAGCTATGTTACGTTATAATATTAATGATATTCGTTTATTTTATGAAAACGATATACGTTTTCTTAAGCAATTTAAATTTAATAATTTTATATGATAAAATTTAGTGAATCATGGTTAAATAAATGGTTAAACTATGATAAAGATATCAATTATTTATCAGAAAAAATAACAATGTTAGGTTTTGAAGTAGAAAAAATTGAATATATTAAAAAAAATATAAATTTTGATAATATTTACATAGGAGAAATAGTTAAATTATCTTTATATACAACAAATCCTAAAATTTATAAATTAAAAATTTTAATTAATAATGGAAAATTATTAAAAATATTTTCTGATATAGATAATCTTAAAAATAAAACTAAAATTATTTTAGCAACTCAAAATTCATCTTTATATAAAAAATATATTAATATTCCAGAATATTCTTTTTTATTAAAATCAGAAGGTTTATTATGTTCTAATAAAATTTTTAATTTATATAAAAATAATCTTTTAAAAAAAAATATTATTAAAATATCTGATAAGAGTTTTAACGGAGAAAATGCAAATAAATATTTAAATATAACAGATAATATTTTATATATTAACATACCTACTAATAGACCAGATTGTTTAAGTATCTTAGGATTTACTAGAGATTTATCCGTTTTAAAAAAATTTTTTTCTTTTAAAAAACCATATATTAATATAAATAAAAAATTAAAAAAATATAAAATTAATATTAATTTTAATAAAAATATTAATGATGTATTATATCAATATAATTATTGTATAATTAAAAATATTAATTTAAAAAAAGAAATACCATTTTTTATTAAAAATCAATTATTACAATCTGGAATTAAAATTATACCTGAAAATCCATTATTAAATATTTATAACTATATAGTTTTAGAATTAGGATACCCAATTCAATTTTATGATTTAAATAAAATTCAAGGAGATATTTATATAGAAAATAGTGAAAAAAATAAAAGTAATTTTTTAGATTTTGAAAATCAAAAAATTAATTTAATAAATGATAATTATCTTTTATTAATAAAAGATAATTATAAAATAATTTCTATACCAGGAATAATACAAAATAAACATATAATTGTTAACTTAAAAACAAAAGATATTTTTATAGAATGTTTATTTATAAAAAAAGAATACTTTAAATTTTTATTTAGTAAAAATCCTTATTTTAATAATACTACTAATATTTATAATAGATTTTTAGACCCGTATATTCAAAAAGAAGTTATAATAAGAACAGTAAATTTAATTTTAAAAATATTTGGTGGAGATAGAAGTAAAATTTATACAACAAATATTAATAATGTTAATTATATAAAAAAAGAAATTAAATTATCATTTAAACATATATATAAAATTTTAGGTTTCAATATTTTGAAAAAAAAAATAATTTATATTTTAAATAAATTAGGTTTTTCAATACTTAAAAAAACAAATGATAATTACTTAATTAAAGTACCTAGTTGGCGTAATGATATAATAATTGAAGAAGATTTAATAGAAGAAATTATACGTGTATATGGATATAATAAAATTCCTGAAAAAGTAAAAATATATTTAATTAAAAAAAATATTTTAAATAAAAAAAAAATAAAATTAAAATATACAAAAGTTAATTTTAAAAAAATTAAAAATATTTTAATTCATAAAGGATATCATGAAGTAATTAATTACAGTTTTATTAATCCTAAAATACAATCAATATTGTATCCAAACATAAAAAATATTAGGATTATTAATCCTCTTACAAATGAAACATCAGTTATGCGTAATTCTTTATCATATGGTTTAATAAATAATATTATCTATAACCAAAATCGACAACAAAAAAATTTACGTTTTTTTGAATATGGATTATGTTTTTTAAAAGATTTAAAAGAAAAACTAGGAATTACTCAAAAATTAATGTTATCTGGAATAATAAATGGAAATTTATATTCTAATTATTGGAATATAAATAAAAAATTAATAAATTTTTATGATATTAAAGGTGATATAGAATATATTTTTAATTTTTTTAATAAAAATAATCTAATAGAATTTCGGCCACAATACAAACTGAAAATATTACATCCATATATAAGTTCATCAATATATTTTAATAATATATATATTGGATATATCGGTATGTTACATCCTAAATTAATTAATTTTTTTAATATAAAATATGATACTTTTTTGTTTGAAATTTTTTTTGACAAAATTATTATTAATAATAATTTTAATTTTAATAAAATTATTAATTTTCCAATAAACAAAAGAGATATATCTTTTTCTATAAAAAAAAATATATGTTTTATAGAAATTTCTTCTTTATTAAAAAGACTAAAAATAAAAGAAATAATAAAAATAGATTTAATTGATATATATCAAGGAAATAATATTCCTATAGGATACAAAAATATTACTTTAAGTTTATTTATACAAAATAAATATCATACATTACAAGAACAAGAAATTAACAATATTTTAAATAAATGTATTTTAGCATTAAAAAATAAATTTCAAATTTTATTAAGAGATAAGATTTTTAATTAAAATTAATTTTATTAATCAAAGTTTTTTTTTTATAAATAATATATATTATTATTATAATAAATAAATATACTTTATAAAAAATGTTTACAGGTATTATTCAATCTATAGGTATAGTTCAAAATATTATTTTGAAAAAAAATTTATATTTTTTATATATCAAAACAAATAAAAATTTTCTAAAAAATTTAAAAATAGGAGAATCTATTTCTAATAATGGATGTTGTTTAACAATTATTAAATTATATAATAACATAATGATTTTTAATATAATTAAACAAACCTTTAATAGTACAACTTTTAAAAAAATAAAAATTAGAGATTATGTAAATCTTGAAAAACCTATAAAAATTAATAATTTTATAGGAGGACATATAGTTTCCGGACATATTACTAGTACAGCTATTATTACTAATATTAAAAACTATACTTCTTCTAAAATTTTATGGATAAAACCTAATAATATTTTACAAATGAAATATATTCTAAAAAAAGGATCTATATGTATAGATGGTGTTAGTTTAACAATAGATAAAAAATTAAAAAACAAATTTAGTGTAAATATAATACCAAAAACATTATTTAAAACTACATTATCTAAAAAAAATATTTATAATTATGTAAATATTGAAACTGATATACATACTAGAACTATTATAAAAACTGTAGAAAAATTATTTAATAATATAAAATATTTAAAAAAAAATATTAAAAGGAATATGGATGATAAAAAAAAAAATAAATATTATAAAAAAATTAGAAAATCATAATATTTTATATCAAGTAACTAATAAAGATAATTTATCTAAAATTTTAAATGAAACAAAAATTAACCTATATTGTGGTTTCGATTTAACGGCAGATAGTTTACATATAGGTCATTTAATACAATTAATTGTACTTAAATATTTTCAAGAATTAGGACACAAACCAATAATTTTATTAGGAGGAGCTACAAGCTTAATTGGAGATCCTAGTTTTAAATTAAAAAAAAGAAAAATTAATCCAATAGATCATATTAATATTTGGTTTCATAAAATTAGTTTACAACTAAATAATTTTTTAGATTTTAATTGTGGTAAAAATAGCGCTATTATAATTAATAATTATGAATGGTTTCATAAAATGAATATTTTATTTTTTTTAGAAAAAATTGGAAAATATTTTAATGTTAACCATATGATAAATAAAGATGCCATAAAAAAGAGAATGATAAATAATAATATTGAAGGAATTTCTTATACTGAATTTTCCTATAATTTATTACAATCATATGATTTTGCTTACTTAAATAAAAAATTTAATGTAATTCTCCAAATTGGAGGTTCAGATCAATGGGGCCATATTGTATCAGGAATAGATTTAATAAAAAAAATAAACAAAAAAAAAGTTTTTGGATTAACTACTAATTTAATTATTAAAAATGATGGAACAAAATTTGGAAAAACTGAAAAAAAAACTATTTGGTTAGATTCTCAAAAAACTAATCCATATAAATTTTTTCAATTTTGGTTAAATATACCAGATTCAATTATATTTAATTTTTTAAATATGTTTACTAATTATGAATCAAAAATCATTAATACTTTTAATAGAAAAAAAAATAATATTAAAAAAAATAGTCCTCAATATTTTCTTGCAGAATATATGACAAAAATGGTTCATGGAGAAAATAATTTAATTATATCCAAAAAAATAACTAATTTACTTTTTTATAAAAATATAAATGATTTTTCAGAAAATGATTTTTTAATATTACTTAAAAATATTAAAAATATTTATTTAGAAAATAAAAATATTGATTTAAAATCAATATTAGTTTTAAGTAAACTTGCATCTTCTAAAAATAAAGCATCTATTTTAATTAAATCAAATTCTATATATATTAATAATGAAAATATATCTAATACTATATTTATATTTACAAAATTTTATAAAAAATTTAATCATTTTTCTCTTTTACGTAAAGGTAAAAAAAAATTTTGTTTAATTTATTGGAAATAAGAAAAATTTTTATTTTTAAACATATAAAATTTACATGCGTTCTAGAGGATTTGAACCTCTGACTTTCACCATGTCATAGTGACACTCTAACCACTGAGTTAAGAACGCATATAAAAAAATTGAAAGACATTATATAATATATATATTTAATAATCAATTTTTTTGTATTTTTAAAATACGTAATATAGTTAATATAACTGCAATAATTAAACCAATAATAAATCCAATCCAAAAACCAGGAGGACCCATACGATGGGTAATTAAATTAGTAATGGATAAAATATAACCAATAGGTAAACTAATGATCCAATATGATATAAATGTAATTAAAAAAATAAATTTAGTATCTTTATATCCTTTTAAAATACCTGAACCAATTATTTGGATAGAATCTAAAAATTGATAAATAGATGCTAGTAATATTAAATTTGATGATAAATTTATAATATTTTTACTACAATTATACAATGAAGCAATTTTTTTCTTAAAAAAAAAACTTATTAAAATAATAATAGTGGATATCACTATTCCTAAAATTTGTGAAATTAAACTAATAGTTTTTGCTCTATCTTTACGACCTAAACCTAAATAAAATCCTACTAATATAGTAGTAGCTATACTTAAAGATAAGGGAATAATAAAAATTAAAGAACTAAAATTTAAAGCTATTTGATGACTAACAATATCATCTACTTTCATTTTAGACGAAATTAATAAAGATACAATACTAAATAATGTAATTTCAAAAAAAATAGATAACCCAATAGGTAATCCTAATTTAAATATTTTTTTTAAAATTTTAAAATTAGGTTTATTAAAAAAATTGAAACATCTAATTTTTTTAAAATAAATAGATTTAAACATCCATGTTATAGTTATAAAAAATAATATCCAATATATTAATACTATAGAAAT
It encodes:
- the prfA gene encoding peptide chain release factor 1 gives rise to the protein MNSYILKKLNILYKRYNYISKKLSDYKTYNNNNCLRNLSKEYSKLSNIIKLFKKWKQLKLNLINNKILLKEKDKEIYLMVLEDIENIKNKQKKVEKILHKLLIPQNKEDDRNCFLEIKAGSGGNEAAIFVKDISRMYIRYAESKKWMIEIIHIHYSENSNGFKEIILKITGIGVYGKLKFESGGHRVQRIPETESQGRIHTSTCIIAVMPELLKTEISEINNQDLKIDTFRSSGAGGQHVNTTDSAIRITHIPTGIVVECQDERSQHKNKSKALSVLAARINKLEIDKRNKDNAIKKKILLGSGDRSDRNRTYNFIQKRVTDHRINLTLYKLNEIMDGNLDILIKPIIHQYYYKNKL
- the prmC gene encoding peptide chain release factor N(5)-glutamine methyltransferase, with the protein product MIISQYIEYSSNILKKNKILAYQLESVMILSFVLKKSKAWIYGFSETKINYKQYKILKNLLKRRIKGEPIAYLLGFCEFWSLKIQVSPYVLIPRRDTEILVNIVLKKININTKKILDLGTGSGIISLAIASKYNFINITATDISKKIINLAKYNAKKLHINNINFLISNWFSNLKNNKFDIIVSNPPYISYFEYLLIKKQLKFEPIKSLVSFNNGLADLYHIILNALKYLNNYGWLILEHGYEQGYILKKIFKIKQFKNIMQYYDIQQHYRVICGQKILN
- the infC gene encoding translation initiation factor IF-3 — protein: MKIGKRNIQLSRPNKINKNIRSKIVRLIGLNGEQIGIVNIKEALIKAKNTGFDLVEISPNSEPPVCRIMDYGKFLYTKNKASKEQKKKQKIIHLKEIKFRPGTDTGDYKIKLRNIIRFLKKGDKIKVTLRFRGREMVHTKLGFFMLNRIKNDLQNLAIVESFPSKVEGRQIIMILIPKK
- the rpmI gene encoding 50S ribosomal protein L35, translated to MNKLKTVRSVAKRFKKTRNGFFKHKQANLRHLLTKKSKKQKRSLKQKKIVKKGDSYSLKICLPYL
- the rplT gene encoding 50S ribosomal protein L20: MVRIKRGVTAKARHKKIIKQAKGYYGSRSRTYRSAFQAIIKSGQYSYRDRKQKKRRFRQLWIMRINAAVRQKKMSYNHLIFKLKKNNININRKILADIATFDYSSFEKLINFISN
- the pheS gene encoding phenylalanine--tRNA ligase subunit alpha yields the protein MLSDDIVIIAKKEIDAVKNINNLNKLKIKYLGKKGYITTQFLLIKNLNKKEKIYKSIILNKQKKQIKKIIIKRKKEIELEKNDEKLSNQKIDITLPGKYIKIGSEHPIKTIINEIEEFFINIGFKIVTGPEIEDVYHNFDALNISKNHPIRKEQDTFWLDKNVLLRTQTSNIQIRIMKEEKPPIRILTSGKVYRNDYDSNHTPMFHQIEGLFIDKKVTFTNLKGILSLFLNFFFNKKYKIRFRPSYFPFTEPSLEVDILNKNKQWIEILGAGMVHPNVLKNIKTNFSKYCGFAFGLGIERLAMLRYNINDIRLFYENDIRFLKQFKFNNFI
- the pheT gene encoding phenylalanine--tRNA ligase subunit beta translates to MIKFSESWLNKWLNYDKDINYLSEKITMLGFEVEKIEYIKKNINFDNIYIGEIVKLSLYTTNPKIYKLKILINNGKLLKIFSDIDNLKNKTKIILATQNSSLYKKYINIPEYSFLLKSEGLLCSNKIFNLYKNNLLKKNIIKISDKSFNGENANKYLNITDNILYINIPTNRPDCLSILGFTRDLSVLKKFFSFKKPYININKKLKKYKININFNKNINDVLYQYNYCIIKNINLKKEIPFFIKNQLLQSGIKIIPENPLLNIYNYIVLELGYPIQFYDLNKIQGDIYIENSEKNKSNFLDFENQKINLINDNYLLLIKDNYKIISIPGIIQNKHIIVNLKTKDIFIECLFIKKEYFKFLFSKNPYFNNTTNIYNRFLDPYIQKEVIIRTVNLILKIFGGDRSKIYTTNINNVNYIKKEIKLSFKHIYKILGFNILKKKIIYILNKLGFSILKKTNDNYLIKVPSWRNDIIIEEDLIEEIIRVYGYNKIPEKVKIYLIKKNILNKKKIKLKYTKVNFKKIKNILIHKGYHEVINYSFINPKIQSILYPNIKNIRIINPLTNETSVMRNSLSYGLINNIIYNQNRQQKNLRFFEYGLCFLKDLKEKLGITQKLMLSGIINGNLYSNYWNINKKLINFYDIKGDIEYIFNFFNKNNLIEFRPQYKLKILHPYISSSIYFNNIYIGYIGMLHPKLINFFNIKYDTFLFEIFFDKIIINNNFNFNKIINFPINKRDISFSIKKNICFIEISSLLKRLKIKEIIKIDLIDIYQGNNIPIGYKNITLSLFIQNKYHTLQEQEINNILNKCILALKNKFQILLRDKIFN
- a CDS encoding riboflavin synthase, with the translated sequence MFTGIIQSIGIVQNIILKKNLYFLYIKTNKNFLKNLKIGESISNNGCCLTIIKLYNNIMIFNIIKQTFNSTTFKKIKIRDYVNLEKPIKINNFIGGHIVSGHITSTAIITNIKNYTSSKILWIKPNNILQMKYILKKGSICIDGVSLTIDKKLKNKFSVNIIPKTLFKTTLSKKNIYNYVNIETDIHTRTIIKTVEKLFNNIKYLKKNIKRNMDDKKKNKYYKKIRKS
- the tyrS gene encoding tyrosine--tRNA ligase; the encoded protein is MIKKKINIIKKLENHNILYQVTNKDNLSKILNETKINLYCGFDLTADSLHIGHLIQLIVLKYFQELGHKPIILLGGATSLIGDPSFKLKKRKINPIDHINIWFHKISLQLNNFLDFNCGKNSAIIINNYEWFHKMNILFFLEKIGKYFNVNHMINKDAIKKRMINNNIEGISYTEFSYNLLQSYDFAYLNKKFNVILQIGGSDQWGHIVSGIDLIKKINKKKVFGLTTNLIIKNDGTKFGKTEKKTIWLDSQKTNPYKFFQFWLNIPDSIIFNFLNMFTNYESKIINTFNRKKNNIKKNSPQYFLAEYMTKMVHGENNLIISKKITNLLFYKNINDFSENDFLILLKNIKNIYLENKNIDLKSILVLSKLASSKNKASILIKSNSIYINNENISNTIFIFTKFYKKFNHFSLLRKGKKKFCLIYWK
- a CDS encoding MATE family efflux transporter — protein: MQKYLIETKKLLNIAIPIILTQTAYFLISIINIIMSNSFNKIDIAILAIGTSIWLPIILFGHGIFLSLIPIITKLYVSNKQKKIINYIEQSYLLAIILSCIMMFILYKINFLISLLFHNLFFILKIKKFLNIIVLSIPGYLLLQILRCLCVSLNLIIPDMVISWIGVIIYIPINYICIYGFFYIPPLGILGCTISIVLIYWILFFITITWMFKSIYFKKIRCFNFFNKPNFKILKKIFKLGLPIGLSIFFEITLFSIVSLLISSKMKVDDIVSHQIALNFSSLIFIIPLSLSIATTILVGFYLGLGRKDRAKTISLISQILGIVISTIIILISFFFKKKIASLYNCSKNIINLSSNLILLASIYQFLDSIQIIGSGILKGYKDTKFIFLITFISYWIISLPIGYILSITNLITHRMGPPGFWIGFIIGLIIAVILTILRILKIQKN